One window from the genome of Bdellovibrio sp. NC01 encodes:
- the speB gene encoding agmatinase — translation MEYKPLSGREFPRFSAIKTFFRLPYVEMNADYEVGIFGIPYDGGVSYRPGGRFAPTKVREISSLGRGFHMTRMENFFEKLKVADIGDCPTVPIDQLQTYQRIEKFVDELLSYNKKFVFVGGDHSTTLPVLRSLRRKYGKPLAFVHFDAHLDTYPAAWGQEYHHGAFARHAVEEGLVDPKKMVQIGIRGPLAGGDDLNFVNKHGIRVITVDDLRNHSNINDFLKTLPTFDDTPAYISYDIDNLDPSCAPGTGTPVPGGLTTYEVQRIFRALKIPNLVGCDVVEISPPFDQSDITALAGMDAMFEMLHLFVK, via the coding sequence ATGGAATACAAACCACTCAGCGGACGCGAGTTTCCTCGATTTTCAGCCATTAAAACTTTCTTCAGATTGCCCTATGTGGAAATGAACGCGGACTATGAAGTCGGTATTTTCGGTATCCCTTATGATGGCGGAGTCTCTTATCGCCCAGGCGGTCGTTTTGCTCCGACAAAAGTGCGTGAGATTTCTTCCTTAGGTCGCGGGTTCCATATGACTCGTATGGAAAACTTCTTTGAAAAACTAAAAGTCGCCGATATCGGCGATTGCCCAACAGTGCCAATCGACCAATTGCAAACTTATCAACGTATTGAAAAATTCGTGGACGAGCTTCTTTCGTACAACAAGAAATTCGTTTTTGTTGGTGGTGACCATTCAACAACTTTGCCAGTGCTTCGTTCATTGCGCAGAAAATACGGTAAGCCATTGGCATTCGTGCACTTCGATGCACACTTGGATACTTATCCAGCAGCGTGGGGTCAGGAATATCATCACGGCGCATTTGCACGTCACGCCGTCGAAGAGGGTTTGGTTGATCCAAAGAAAATGGTGCAAATTGGTATTCGTGGTCCATTAGCTGGCGGGGATGATTTGAATTTCGTGAACAAACACGGCATTCGCGTGATCACAGTTGATGACCTCAGAAACCATTCGAACATCAACGACTTCTTAAAAACATTGCCGACGTTTGACGACACTCCGGCATACATCAGCTATGACATCGATAACTTGGATCCATCATGCGCACCAGGTACGGGCACGCCGGTTCCGGGTGGTTTAACGACTTATGAAGTGCAAAGAATATTCCGTGCGTTGAAAATTCCAAACTTAGTAGGTTGTGACGTTGTGGAAATTTCGCCTCCATTTGACCAAAGCGATATCACGGCTTTGGCAGGCATGGATGCGATGTTTGAAATGCTCCACTTATTCGTGAAATAG
- the mutY gene encoding A/G-specific adenine glycosylase, with protein sequence MTAKYDHKSDHKAAHHKDLVTWYKKNKRDLPWRANKDPYRIWLSEVMLQQTTVVAVIPYFEKFLAKFPTVHDLANAPEAEVLEAWAGLGYYSRARNLHKAAKALSAQGFPKTAAELLELPGFGPYTSRAVSSIAFGEKVGVLDGNVIRVLSRKYGLKLEWWNNKARAQLQDISDELARFGQSDNLNQGLMELGATVCTPQKVMCMLCPWSDDCVAREKNLIEKLPLKKPRKESEVWVWKPLVAIKDRKVALIQNDYAPFLKGQWIFPGEIALEKSKPKDYDAKHNITHHDIFIQITQKKSLSGRNIQWVELKELKKVNPSSLLQKVLHKVDI encoded by the coding sequence ATGACTGCAAAATACGACCATAAATCCGATCACAAAGCGGCCCATCACAAAGATCTCGTGACGTGGTACAAGAAAAACAAACGTGATCTGCCTTGGCGAGCAAATAAAGACCCTTACAGAATTTGGCTTTCCGAAGTAATGCTGCAACAGACCACAGTTGTTGCGGTCATCCCGTATTTTGAAAAATTCCTGGCGAAGTTTCCAACGGTTCATGATTTAGCCAACGCCCCTGAAGCAGAGGTTTTAGAAGCGTGGGCAGGTCTTGGTTATTATTCTCGAGCTCGCAACTTACACAAAGCTGCTAAAGCATTATCGGCACAAGGTTTTCCTAAAACTGCGGCTGAACTTTTAGAACTTCCTGGTTTTGGCCCCTACACTTCGCGTGCGGTTTCCAGCATCGCGTTTGGTGAAAAAGTAGGCGTTCTTGATGGCAACGTGATTCGTGTTCTATCACGTAAGTATGGTTTGAAGCTTGAGTGGTGGAATAATAAAGCTCGTGCGCAACTTCAAGACATCTCGGATGAACTGGCGCGCTTTGGTCAGTCCGACAATCTCAATCAGGGATTGATGGAGCTTGGTGCAACTGTGTGCACTCCACAAAAAGTCATGTGCATGCTGTGCCCGTGGTCCGACGATTGTGTGGCTCGCGAAAAAAATCTCATAGAGAAACTGCCGCTGAAAAAACCTCGCAAAGAAAGTGAAGTCTGGGTCTGGAAGCCCCTTGTCGCGATCAAAGACCGTAAGGTGGCATTAATTCAAAATGACTATGCACCATTCCTAAAAGGCCAATGGATTTTCCCTGGAGAAATCGCCTTGGAGAAAAGCAAGCCCAAGGACTATGATGCCAAACACAACATCACTCACCATGATATTTTTATTCAAATCACTCAGAAAAAAAGCCTTAGTGGCCGAAACAT